The following are from one region of the Ptychodera flava strain L36383 chromosome 15, AS_Pfla_20210202, whole genome shotgun sequence genome:
- the LOC139152041 gene encoding inactive rhomboid protein 2-like isoform X1, translating into MHKPEASQEHSVRLAEHHNPPTNPQETGVMRSLSQPAHAESRVYFSEPHPVTHSTTNVSRRQSMKERITRGTADFFGIGDNCSEEQTKWKQRRSRGRKFSRRFKRDVVEQLHREREEKEMEHLPQIVDPLARGRQFRGGDEVDAATPRALKPTVSTGTATSSVVRRQVTRSQQRARKQSVAKMGWKTLATVVSKVAGTPKRGTSQSTLVHRKAPTLHSRSFAPSTLLEDSDDDDELDTSFFAGHVLSPSSESMYDEVFFDFSPKTPRKSLAPIREVPTPTSKAEEAGVIEVAGVGEEDEVDATGPPPSQPLTADFDEFQIKPAELMQMVPTGVGWKKKPKDERFDVAPATTQPKQIRRNKIDLDSILDAAFDNSDRHEFGKGIVGNWLHTKYKPERMDTMVEEQLEELEGDHRPYFTYWITFVHILITLIAVVVYGIGPIGFTQKDQSALVLMSNLAVENVGYLEPQNFWIGPRSADLIHLGAKYAPCMHKDIKVIEAISRDRHVENDTGCCIRNDKSGCWQSEEAYCSETFATFEKWTPDNPGPDGRLAGAVCGQDPRACTSPASTRPHRWADDLADWPICVEPVTTSSLPNMQCEMTGHPCCIGLQAECQIHTREYCDFVNGYFHEDATLCSQVKCMDSICGLISFTNPEFPDQFYRLWLSLFLHAGIIHCALTVVFHMTVLRDLEKLAGWLRICVIYMLSGIAGNLLSAIFIPYRAEVGPAGSLFGILACLIVEVLQSWQLLEEPGKALLKLLGIIAVLLILGLLPWIDNFAAIGGFLSGILLAFTFLPYIHFGEFDRKRKVIQMIVCFILYLVLMTVGFLVFYLYPIDCSWCYYFNCIPFTDTFCDNMDMELKERQYE; encoded by the exons ATGCATAAACCAGAAGCATCACAGGAGCACTCTGTCCGGCTGGCAGAACACCACAACCCTCCAACGAATCCCCAAGAAACTGGCGTCATGAGGAGTCTCTCCCAGCCTGCGCATGCAGAGTCCAGAGTCTATTTTTCAGAACCGCATCCAGTCACCCACTCTACTACAAATGTCTCTCGGCGACAGTCAATGAAAGA GCGAATCACAAGAGGAACTGCAGATTTCTTCGGCATTGGAGACAATTGTTCTGAAGAACAGACAAAATGGAAACAAAGGCGGAGCAGAGGCAGGAAGTTCAGTCGCAGGTTCAAGAGAGATGTTGTAGAGCAACTACACagagaaagagaggaaaaagaaatgGAGCATTTACCACAAATAGTTGACCCCTTAG CCAGAGGACGTCAGTTCAGAGGAGGAGATGAGGTAGATGCAGCGACGCCACGTGCCTTGAAACCAACCGTCAGTACCGGCACAGCTACAAGTAGTGTTGTCAGGAGACAGGTGACTAGATCACAACAGAGGGCCCGCAAACAGTCAGTTGCCAAGATGGGATGGAAGACTCTAGCTACAGTTGTCTCAAAAGTTGCA GGCACACCTAAGAGAGGAACTTCCCAGAGTACTTTGGTACACAGGAAGGCACCAACCCTTCACAGCCGTAGCTTTGCGCCATCCACTCTCCTAGaagatagtgatgatgatgatgaattggACACTTCTTTCTTTGCTGGTCATGTG CTTTCCCCGTCCTCCGAGTCAATGTATGACGAGGTGTTCTTTGATTTTTCACCAAAGACACCCCGCAAGTCACTGGCTCCTATCAGGGAGGTTCCCACCCCTACTAGTAAAGCCGAAGAGGCTGGGGTGATTGAGGTAGCGGGTGTTGGTGAGGAGGATGAAGTGGATGCTACCGGCCCACCCCCAAGTCAACCGCTGACAGCGGATTTTGATGAGTTTCAAATAAAGCCGGCAGAATTGATGCAGATGGT GCCAACTGGAGTAGGCTGGAAGAAAAAACCCAAGGATGAAAGATTTGATGTTGCGCCAGCCACAACACAACCCAAGCAAATCCGCCGTAACAAGATTGATTTGGACTCCATTCTAGATGCAGCTTTTGATAACTCTGACAGACATGAATTTGGTAAAGGAATTGTTGGAAATTGGCTCCACACCAAATATAAACCAGAGAGAATGGATACCATGGTTGAAGAACAGCTGGAAGAGTTAGAAGGAGATCACAG ACCATATTTTACATATTGGATCACATTTGTACACATACTCATAACACTGATAGCTGTGGTAGTGTATGGTATTGGGCCAATTGGCTTCACTCAAAAAGATCAGTCTGCCTTG GTTTTGATGTCAAACTTAGCTGTTGAAAATGTTGGATATTTGGAGCCACAAAACTTCTGGATTGGACCTAGATCA GCTGACTTAATTCACCTTGGTGCTAAGTATGCGCCATGTATGCATAAAGATATCAAAGTAATAGAAGCAATAAGCCGAGACAGGCATGTAGAAAATGACACTGGATGTTGCATCCGGAATGACAAGTCTGGATGCTGGCAATCTGAGGAAGCTTATTGCTCA GAAACCTTTGctacttttgagaaatggaCACCAGATAATCCAGGCCCTGATGGAAGATTAGCTGGTGCAGTGTGTGGACAAGATCCAAG AGCATGCACATCACCGGCAAGCACCAGACCTCACCGGTGGGCAGATGACCTCGCCGATTGGCCGATCTGTGTAGAACCTGTGACAACAAGTAGTCTTCCCAACATGCAGTGTGAAATGACAGGTCATCCATGTTGTATTGGCTTACAAGCTGAGTGCCAGATACACACCAGagaatactgtgattttgttaatgggtacttccATGAAGACGCTACGCTGTGTTCACAA GTGAAGTGCATGGACAGCATCTGTGGCCTGATATCTTTCACTAATCCTGAATTTCCAGACCAGTTCTACAGACTTTGGCTGTCACTATTCCTTCATGCAGG AATCATTCACTGTGCATTGACAGTGGTGTTTCACATGACTGTACTACGAGACTTAGAAAAACTTGCAGGCTGGTTAAGAATTTGTGTCATTTACATGCTCAGCGGTATTGCAGGCAATCTTCTCAGTGCAATATTCATCCCCTACAGAGCAGAG GTTGGTCCAGCGGGTTCTCTCTTTGGAATATTAGCGTGTCTCATCGTAGAAGTTCTTCAGAGCTGGCAGCTATTGGAAGAGCCCGGTAAAGCCCTACTCAAGCTGCTGGGAATAATTGCTGTCCTGCTTATCCTGGGACTTCTTCCATGGATTGATAACTTTGCCGCCATTGGTGGCTTCCTTTCAGGGATCCTGCTGGCGTTCACATTTCTGCCGTACATCCATTTTGGTGAATTTGATCGAAAGAGAAAAGTTATTCAAATGATTGTGTGTTTCATTTTGTACCTTGTACTGATGACGGTAGGATTTCTAGTGTTTTATTTGTATCCAATAGATTGTAGCTGGTGTTACTATTTTAATTGTATTCCTTTCACAGATACATTCTGTGATAACATGGATATGGAACTTAAAGAACGTCAGTATGAGTAG
- the LOC139152041 gene encoding inactive rhomboid protein 1-like isoform X2: MHKPEASQEHSVRLAEHHNPPTNPQETGVMRSLSQPAHAESRVYFSEPHPVTHSTTNVSRRQSMKERITRGTADFFGIGDNCSEEQTKWKQRRSRGRKFSRRFKRDVVEQLHREREEKEMEHLPQIVDPLARGRQFRGGDEVDAATPRALKPTVSTGTATSSVVRRQVTRSQQRARKQSVAKMGWKTLATVVSKVAGTPKRGTSQSTLVHRKAPTLHSRSFAPSTLLEDSDDDDELDTSFFAGHVTPRKSLAPIREVPTPTSKAEEAGVIEVAGVGEEDEVDATGPPPSQPLTADFDEFQIKPAELMQMVPTGVGWKKKPKDERFDVAPATTQPKQIRRNKIDLDSILDAAFDNSDRHEFGKGIVGNWLHTKYKPERMDTMVEEQLEELEGDHRPYFTYWITFVHILITLIAVVVYGIGPIGFTQKDQSALVLMSNLAVENVGYLEPQNFWIGPRSADLIHLGAKYAPCMHKDIKVIEAISRDRHVENDTGCCIRNDKSGCWQSEEAYCSETFATFEKWTPDNPGPDGRLAGAVCGQDPRACTSPASTRPHRWADDLADWPICVEPVTTSSLPNMQCEMTGHPCCIGLQAECQIHTREYCDFVNGYFHEDATLCSQVKCMDSICGLISFTNPEFPDQFYRLWLSLFLHAGIIHCALTVVFHMTVLRDLEKLAGWLRICVIYMLSGIAGNLLSAIFIPYRAEVGPAGSLFGILACLIVEVLQSWQLLEEPGKALLKLLGIIAVLLILGLLPWIDNFAAIGGFLSGILLAFTFLPYIHFGEFDRKRKVIQMIVCFILYLVLMTVGFLVFYLYPIDCSWCYYFNCIPFTDTFCDNMDMELKERQYE, encoded by the exons ATGCATAAACCAGAAGCATCACAGGAGCACTCTGTCCGGCTGGCAGAACACCACAACCCTCCAACGAATCCCCAAGAAACTGGCGTCATGAGGAGTCTCTCCCAGCCTGCGCATGCAGAGTCCAGAGTCTATTTTTCAGAACCGCATCCAGTCACCCACTCTACTACAAATGTCTCTCGGCGACAGTCAATGAAAGA GCGAATCACAAGAGGAACTGCAGATTTCTTCGGCATTGGAGACAATTGTTCTGAAGAACAGACAAAATGGAAACAAAGGCGGAGCAGAGGCAGGAAGTTCAGTCGCAGGTTCAAGAGAGATGTTGTAGAGCAACTACACagagaaagagaggaaaaagaaatgGAGCATTTACCACAAATAGTTGACCCCTTAG CCAGAGGACGTCAGTTCAGAGGAGGAGATGAGGTAGATGCAGCGACGCCACGTGCCTTGAAACCAACCGTCAGTACCGGCACAGCTACAAGTAGTGTTGTCAGGAGACAGGTGACTAGATCACAACAGAGGGCCCGCAAACAGTCAGTTGCCAAGATGGGATGGAAGACTCTAGCTACAGTTGTCTCAAAAGTTGCA GGCACACCTAAGAGAGGAACTTCCCAGAGTACTTTGGTACACAGGAAGGCACCAACCCTTCACAGCCGTAGCTTTGCGCCATCCACTCTCCTAGaagatagtgatgatgatgatgaattggACACTTCTTTCTTTGCTGGTCATGTG ACACCCCGCAAGTCACTGGCTCCTATCAGGGAGGTTCCCACCCCTACTAGTAAAGCCGAAGAGGCTGGGGTGATTGAGGTAGCGGGTGTTGGTGAGGAGGATGAAGTGGATGCTACCGGCCCACCCCCAAGTCAACCGCTGACAGCGGATTTTGATGAGTTTCAAATAAAGCCGGCAGAATTGATGCAGATGGT GCCAACTGGAGTAGGCTGGAAGAAAAAACCCAAGGATGAAAGATTTGATGTTGCGCCAGCCACAACACAACCCAAGCAAATCCGCCGTAACAAGATTGATTTGGACTCCATTCTAGATGCAGCTTTTGATAACTCTGACAGACATGAATTTGGTAAAGGAATTGTTGGAAATTGGCTCCACACCAAATATAAACCAGAGAGAATGGATACCATGGTTGAAGAACAGCTGGAAGAGTTAGAAGGAGATCACAG ACCATATTTTACATATTGGATCACATTTGTACACATACTCATAACACTGATAGCTGTGGTAGTGTATGGTATTGGGCCAATTGGCTTCACTCAAAAAGATCAGTCTGCCTTG GTTTTGATGTCAAACTTAGCTGTTGAAAATGTTGGATATTTGGAGCCACAAAACTTCTGGATTGGACCTAGATCA GCTGACTTAATTCACCTTGGTGCTAAGTATGCGCCATGTATGCATAAAGATATCAAAGTAATAGAAGCAATAAGCCGAGACAGGCATGTAGAAAATGACACTGGATGTTGCATCCGGAATGACAAGTCTGGATGCTGGCAATCTGAGGAAGCTTATTGCTCA GAAACCTTTGctacttttgagaaatggaCACCAGATAATCCAGGCCCTGATGGAAGATTAGCTGGTGCAGTGTGTGGACAAGATCCAAG AGCATGCACATCACCGGCAAGCACCAGACCTCACCGGTGGGCAGATGACCTCGCCGATTGGCCGATCTGTGTAGAACCTGTGACAACAAGTAGTCTTCCCAACATGCAGTGTGAAATGACAGGTCATCCATGTTGTATTGGCTTACAAGCTGAGTGCCAGATACACACCAGagaatactgtgattttgttaatgggtacttccATGAAGACGCTACGCTGTGTTCACAA GTGAAGTGCATGGACAGCATCTGTGGCCTGATATCTTTCACTAATCCTGAATTTCCAGACCAGTTCTACAGACTTTGGCTGTCACTATTCCTTCATGCAGG AATCATTCACTGTGCATTGACAGTGGTGTTTCACATGACTGTACTACGAGACTTAGAAAAACTTGCAGGCTGGTTAAGAATTTGTGTCATTTACATGCTCAGCGGTATTGCAGGCAATCTTCTCAGTGCAATATTCATCCCCTACAGAGCAGAG GTTGGTCCAGCGGGTTCTCTCTTTGGAATATTAGCGTGTCTCATCGTAGAAGTTCTTCAGAGCTGGCAGCTATTGGAAGAGCCCGGTAAAGCCCTACTCAAGCTGCTGGGAATAATTGCTGTCCTGCTTATCCTGGGACTTCTTCCATGGATTGATAACTTTGCCGCCATTGGTGGCTTCCTTTCAGGGATCCTGCTGGCGTTCACATTTCTGCCGTACATCCATTTTGGTGAATTTGATCGAAAGAGAAAAGTTATTCAAATGATTGTGTGTTTCATTTTGTACCTTGTACTGATGACGGTAGGATTTCTAGTGTTTTATTTGTATCCAATAGATTGTAGCTGGTGTTACTATTTTAATTGTATTCCTTTCACAGATACATTCTGTGATAACATGGATATGGAACTTAAAGAACGTCAGTATGAGTAG